The following are encoded together in the Phragmites australis chromosome 19, lpPhrAust1.1, whole genome shotgun sequence genome:
- the LOC133900362 gene encoding uncharacterized protein LOC133900362 — MSMDRQHIHPAFPWRGSSANAMSTQPNDTRSVDMCPKLHHAVCRGRTEEVLERLVPLHGAAAADKATGIIQHGRCDILEVTAAGNTVLHLAAEKGRDELIQELYIRFREKVKSLLSRQNSALDTPLHCAARAGSDKAVVVLVRLARECGESILGCKNEAGDTALHLAARHGHAKAVEALVSAATAVAAKLNNAGVSPLYLAVMSGSVEALKAITTCREASSVGPGLQNALHAAVFQRKAPKMVELLLKWRKALADEVDCNGSSPLHLASSDGDCKLVAAILRDAPSRTVYKKDLCGLSALHVAAQMGHHRVAELLLESCPDAAELRDNNGRTFLHAAANEKRSSVVSLAIKKFKDSKLRGLLDAQDRKGDTPLHLAVAAGAPGVVEALLRKGKVRVDVFNNDGKTPLDLAAESTSYFTMVSLVVMLGAFKAQTQPQRQDRLKPWDISNIMKGIEKTFNSLAVVAVLIAIAALAAGFNGDNGKANLERKPAFRIFPFLDTLAMATSMVAAILLVYGKSFVASLHCMWVSLNSLMLAFNEALVSVMPANYRFGLMVLTLKLEHRRTKFNNHMINALINVKIRIRTWIRK; from the exons ATGTCGATGGATCGTCAGCACATCCACCCTGCGTTTCCTTGGCGAGGCTCGTCTGCAAATGCGATGTCCACGCAGCCGAATGATACACGCTCGGTCGACATGTGCCCCAAACTCCATCACGCTGTCTGCAGAGGGCGGACGGAGGAGGTCTTGGAGCGGCTTGTTCCACTACACGGTGCAGCAGCAGCTGATAAAGCCACTG GCATTATTCAGCATGGACGGTGCGACATACTCGAGGTGACCGCCGCGGGGAACACGGTTCTTCACTTGGCGGCGGAGAAAGGGCGCGATGAGCTGATCCAGGAGCTCTACATCAGGTTCAGGGAGAAGGTGAAGAGCCTCCTCTCTCGCCAGAACTCGGCGCTGGACACGCCGCTGCATTGCGCGGCGAGGGCGGGGAGTGATAAGGCCGTGGTGGTCCTCGTCCGGCTGGCCCGGGAGTGCGGAGAGAGCATCCTGGGATGCAAGAACGAGGCCGGGGACACAGccctgcacctggcggcgagacACGGCCATGCCAAGGCGGTGGAGGCTCTGGTCtccgcggcgacggcggtggccgCCAAGCTGAACAACGCAGGTGTGTCGCCGCTGTACCTGGCAGTGATGAGCGGGTCGGTAGAAGCCCTCAAAGCGATTACCACGTGCAGGGAGGCCTCATCCGTCGGGCCAGGTTTGCAGAATGCTCTGCACGCTGCCGTCTTCCAGAGGAAAG CGCCAAAAATGGTAGAGCTGCTACTGAAATGGAGGAAGGCTTTGGCAGACGAAGTCGACTGCAACGGCAGCAGCCCGCTCCATTTAGCGTCGTCCGACGGCGACTGCAAACTCGTAGCGGCGATCCTGCGCGACGCGCCATCGAGAACTGTGTACAAGAAGGACTTGTGCGGCCTCTCCGCTCTCCACGTCGCTGCTCAGATGGGCCACCACCGCGTAGCCGAGTTGTTGTTAGAGAGCTGCCCCGACGCCGCCGAGCTCCGGGACAACAACGGCAGGACCTTCCTTCACGCCGCAGCCAACGAGAAGCGCTCCTCGGTCGTGTCTCTTGCCATCAAGAAATTCAAGGACTCCAAGTTGCGTGGCCTACTGGACGCGCAGGACAGGAAGGGGGACACGCCGCTCCACCTCGCGGTGGCCGCGGGCGCGCCCGGCGTCGTGGAGGCCCTGCTACGGAAGGGCAAGGTGCGGGTCGATGTTTTCAACAACGATGGGAAGACGCCCCTTGATCTCGCCGCGGAATCAACCAGTTACTTCACCATG GTAAGCCTGGTGGTGATGCTAGGCGCTTTCAAGGCACAAACCCAGCCTCAAAGGCAGGACCGTCTGAAGCCGTGGGATATCTCCAACATAATGAAAGGGATAGAGAAGACGTTCAACAGCCTTGCGGTGGTGGCCGTGCTCATTGCCATCGCCGCATTGGCAGCTGGGTTCAACGGTGACAATGGCAAAGCGAACCTCGAGCGCAAACCCGCCTTCAGAATCTTCCCGTTTCTTGACACCCTTGCCATGGCGACATCCATGGTCGCGGCGATCCTGCTTGTCTACGGGAAGAGCTTCGTGGCGTCGCTTCACTGCATGTGGGTGTCGCTCAACAGCTTGATGCTGGCCTTCAATGAGGCTTTGGTTAGCGTGATGCCAGCAAACTATCGTTTCGGGTTAATGGTATTAACACTAAAACTAGAGCATAGGCGTACGAAATTCAATAATCACATGATCAATGCGCTAATTAATGTGAAAATTAGGATTAGAACCTGGATTAGAAAATGA